The genomic window TGTCCATGGGTATTATCAAATAATACTTTTTTCCCATTATTAACGGTTTGTGACGGTTGAACTTCCGGTGCAGGATCTAATGCTGTTTCTGCTAGTATAGTTGGTGACACTAACAACATACCCGTAATTGTCCCTAAAATACCTAGTGATGAAATAAACTTTTTCATTTTCATGTATAATCTCCTTTTTATTTGATACTTTTATTATAAACATTGACCATTTAGTTAATGTAAAAGAGCAGTAAATAGTAAGTTGTTTTTTATTTTATTAGTTTGATTCTGTAAAAAGTTAGTAAACAAAAATGGAACTAACCCCAAAAGATGAGACAAATATAAAAACACCCCTGTTGAATTCATGTAAAATGAATTTAACGGAGGTGTATTTTTTATGGTTAAAAGGATTGCTTATCCAGTAGAAGTAAAAGAAGAAGCTATAAAAATGAAACTTAAAGGTAAAACAACATCAGAAATTATGAATAAACTCAATATTCGGAATAAAACTCAGGTGAAAATAAAGAAAGAAAAACGTCCTGGTTCTATTTATTTTAAAACTACTAATGTAATTGATAGAGACTTTAGTTCAAGTAAGCCACTAGAAAAAGTAACAACAGACATCACTTATCTTGATTATGTTCCTAAAAGACTCTATCTTTCTAGCATTATGGATTTGTTTAATGGAGAAATACTTTCTTATACAATAAGTGAAAAATAGGATATATCTTGTGTTTTAGACACACTAAATAAATTACCTAAACTTCCAGATAAATGTTTCGGATCAAGGTTCTGTATATACTTCATATGCTTATGATCACGCAACAAAAGAAAAGAGCATTACCAGAAGTATGTCCCGAAAAGGGACTCCTGCAGATAATGCTCCAATAGAATCGGTTTATTCCATCCTAAAGTCTGAAACGTTCTCATTACACCCAGAGCTTGGAAGATCTACAATTAGTGTCATTGAAACTGTACAAAATTTCATCAACTATTATAATAAAGAAAGAATTCAACAAAAATACGACTACTTATCTCCAGTTGACTATCGGAAAAAAGTAATCCCATAGGTGTTTTTATTACTGTCTCATTTTAGGGGTTCAATCCCTTATCTAAAATAATGCGCATATTTTTTAGTGATAGCTGTTACTATAAATAGACAGAAACTCGACACAATAAACACACTGTTTACACCAACTTTGTCAGCCAGCATACTTAATATAGTGAGACTCAAAGAAAACACACCTGAACAAATCACATTACTCGCCGAGTAAACAGAGGCAATTTTTTCCGGAGTGATACTTTGTTGTATAACAGTCACTTGTGGAATATTTTTCATTTGAGAAAAAAGACCAACACTTATTGATAATAATAACGACATAGCAGGTAAAGATACTACTGAAAATAAAAATGTCACAATCGCACCAAATAAAGAACCATAAAAAATTACGACTGATTTGTCTTTATTAATTCTTGTCTCATATGCCATAACGAGTAAACTACCAACCATACACCCTAAGAAAAATGTCGCATTGATATATCCCCACCACTGATCACCTTTATGTAAGAATGTGTTGACGTAGACTAAAATAATCGAGGACACCCACGCTGTATTAGCAATAGATTCCAAGACATCCATCACTAAAACAAGCTTTACAACAGGCTCCTCTCTAATAACGTCCCATCCTTTTTTAAATTCAGTCCACGACCCCTCTGATATATTATTGAGAGGACGTTTAGAGTGTAATCCAACTAAACATACAAAAGAAAGAAAAAATAAAGCCGTATCCATCAATAATAAGGTGCGTTGACTAAATAAAACGACTAAAGATGCACCAATTAGCCAACTGACAATATTAACTACTTGAGCTACTGTTTGAAATAAACTATTTGCTTTTACTAAATCTAACGTCGATACAAATTCTGGGATAAGTGCTAGAATAAGTGGATACATAAAACTTGTTAAAAGCGAAAATAAGCACACTAACCCACTCAATCCCAAAATAGAAAATGTATCTAGTTGAATCGCTAAACCTAAACATATGAATACTAGGACAGCTAAAAACTGAGATTGTTTTAAAACGCGAATCATTTGATATTTTGCTACTAGCATTGGGGTGATTAAGCCACATAAAACAGTCCCACATGTCATGGCTATTGGAATAATTGACGTAGATAAAATAGAGTTCGTCCCCGTTAATACGGTGCTAATAATCGATACAGTATAAATCGTACTTCCAAAACTTGAGAATAGTTGACTCGCTAAAAGTTTATTAAATTGTTTTGTCATTATATTTCCTACCTTCACTTAGGTGAATAATTTTCATCACCTGTTTTAAATTATTGACACTAAGTGAAGTGGTCTAAATTCGTCTCATAAGATGCTCCTTCTTTAATATATTTCGTTTAAGTATACTACTTTTCAAAATAAAAAAAAACATCCTTTAAAAAGAATGTTTTTATCATAGTTAGTTATCTTTTGGTATAAATAATCCTTTATTTTTGTTTAAAATAAGTAACAACACAATAACGGTTGCCAGACCAGTTAAAAAGCCACTAATTCCGTTTGCTACTAATGAATAAGTCACTGGCGATAATCCCCAAATGGCATATTTACCCCAGAAAATAAATCCGGCAATAAAGTGGAAAATATAGCGTATCAAGGTACCAAAAAATGCACCTGAAACAACGTACTTCCATGCACTTGATGGATTAGTTTTTAAAGCTGTTTGTAGCTTTTTACTAAACACACCTGAAAAACCTGCTGCGGCAAAAGCGAATATGTATTCAATAATAACTTGTGATACCGTCAAGAAGTACACTTGACCCATTAAAAAGTGCAATAATCCCCAAATAAGACCAGCGTAAACTCCTGGTAAAGTTCCACGGCGTAATGCATACAATGTTAAGGGAATCATACCTAAAGAAACGGAAAATCCTGTTCCTATATTTAACGGGATAAACGATAATGCCATAGATAGCGCAGCTACAATCGTCCCCTCTAAAATAATTCGTGACCTTTTTGACATAAAAAAACTCCTCCTATTATTGATTAATACGTGACCAATCAACAAAAGAGCAGTGCTTACTTGCTACCACTTTACACAATTCCTACGCTTGAATTAACAATATCAGGTTCGAGGGTTTAGAGTTTTCACTCATTCTCAGCCTAGAAGCTCCCCTTTGTGACGGTTATGTATTTAATTTATTTCATCTATAAGTATGGCATGTATCCGCTTAAGAGTCAATGTTGTTAATTTATTTAATTGAATAAGCAAGATATTCATAAAAAAATAACACATACCTGTTTGTCTTCCTATATATTTTAATCTTTATTCTATCTCTCTCATTATACTAAGTGTTATTAAAAAAGAATAATATATAAATGAAGATATCCCTAATATCAAGTGCTATACTTTATAATAGATTACATACTAAGTAGGAGGAATCAAGATGCAACTCTTTATTAATATACTAGGAATTTTAGGAGTATGGGGATTATTTTCTTTTCCCTTGTATCAAGCATTTTTAGAACTTTCTGAACAAGCCATTACGTTTACACAACATATTAATATAGAAAAAAACTTCAAAAAAATATCTCCTTGGCTATGGTTATTTCCACCGCTTAAAATATCCAGAGAAAAGAAACGTGCTTTATCTATTATCCATGAAATAACACTATCAGACGATGAAGCCAAAAATATGATGACTTACTTTGATAAAGCAACGGCATGGTTCTATGTCGCAACAGCTGGTTTATTTAATGCTATTTATTTTAGTTATGATCTTTATAAAGAGAGCTCATTTAATCAATCTCCTATTCTATTTATTTTGTTTCTTATCTTTATGACTATTTTTAGTATTTTAAATGTCGTATACCGTATGAATCCTAAAAGACTGGATAAGAAGAGCCAAAAATTAAGAAAATAACTTTATGTTATGACTTAAAATATATTGCTAATTAAAATATTCCTCACAAAATTCAATGGTATCACTCATCGCTTGTGCTAAACGATGATAGTCACTGCCGAGTAAGTAACACATCTCTTCTATCTTTTTAGCATTTGTTAAAAATGTCTGATCCTTTGTCATAACATAATCATATAGATTAAAGTCAAATACGCATAATATGCGTTGAAATCCCTCTTCAGTGTTTTTGGTCACCTCATAAAAATCTTGTCTATAATTATTGATACTATCCCAATCTTTATTTTCTAAAGCTGTGCTTACAAAATTAACAAATAGGTAGCTTTTTATCTTAACAACATCTGGATAACTGTTATACTGTCTTAATTGTTTTAATGCAAACTCGGTCAAAATCTGATAAGTCTCATAATCAAAGTGATACCCATTATTTAGAAAAAAAGCGAATTCCTTTAATGTCCATGATTCGACAGACATCAGATGATTTTTTAGAATCTCAACATCTTCTTTTTTATAAACAGCTGGTTCAATATGTTTTTTACCTGACTCCTCATAAGCATAAATTAACAGATTTAATCTCGCCTTTAGTACCTCATCCTCTTTAGTTTTCGGTGTATCATAATAAACTCGTAATTTTCTTAGTGTCTCAATGTCCCCTCTATTGGTTGCGACTGCTACTAACACGTTGCTAGTTATTTCTTCTGATGATTGATAACCATTGGCAATAAATTCAAATTCCTCAAATTTCATCTCTAACCTAGCTAAGACATCCATGAATTTTGTCACGGACATATCATGTAGTCCTTTTTCAAAATCTATGGCATAAGTTTTAGAAACAATTCCAGAATATAAGTATTTTTGTGAGTATCCTTTGTTTAGTCGTATGTTGCGAACTACTTTTCCATAATCTGACTCCATCAAACTCCTCCTTTTTGGTCAACTATACTTTACCATTTATTCGTTCATAAAACGAATCATTCTATACTATAAAAAAAGGAGGAATCACTTATGTCTATTATCAAAAAATACCCACTCTATCAAAAGATTATTTTGAACAACTTTATATCAACTCTTGGAGATTCAATGTACTATATTGCTCTTATGACATACGCAGCACAATTTACCAATTCATCTCTTGCCATAACCATTGTGTCATTATCTGAAAGCATTCCCTTTATTTTTGCTTCCCCGTTAGGTAGTGTGGCTGATATGAGCGAAAACAAAGCCACAAAAATATTTTATTCTGGATTAATACGTGGTGTGCTGTACCTATCAGTTGGAGTTTTAATCGGTTTTCAACAAAGTATGATGTTATTAGTTGGCATTAGTTTGATTAATTTTATCTCTGACAATGTTGGAAAATTTTCAAACAGTTTGTTTTATCCCTTTGTCCCATTAATTGTGGAACAAGATGATTTAGAAGAAGCTCAAGGTTTAAATGGAGCAATTAGTAACATTGTGGCGATTATTGCCCAATTTGTTGGCGCCTATTTATTAGGACTGTTTTCTTATCAATTGCTAGCTGTCATTAATAGTATGACCTTTTTTGCGACAGCTTTGATTGTTTTATCAATGAAAAAAAGCCTAGATACCTTAGAAAAAGAACATCTAGACAAACGTGAGTCGATCTCACTATCTGCTATTTGGAAACAGATGGTATTCGCTATTAAAGAAACAACAAAGAATAAACAATTTTTTAAATTAATTTTAGTTTTTGCTGGATTAAATGGCTTATCTTCTGCTATTTCACCTCTTTTATCAATTATTTTAGCAAAAGATTCAGCTCTCATTGTTGATAGTTTTTCATTTACCTTTGCTCTTATTCAAGGTTTAACATCTATTGGGGTGATACTTGGTAGTTTATTTGGAACAAAATTATTTAAAAAATTAGAGCTAGAACAATTCACTCAACTTATTTTATTTTTCATGGCCTTACTTGTCTGTAGTATTTTACTTAAAACTATCTATTTATTATTAGGTTTTCAATTTATTTTGGGACTACTTATTGGTATTTTAAATCCGAAATTTAATGCTAAATTGATGAAAGAAATTCCTCTTGATAAGTTAGCAACCATTGCTGGAGGAGTCAGCACACTGCTCATGTTTTTCCCTCCAATCACTATTTTTATCTTTACTACCGTGGCCACAGTTTTTAGTAGTAATATCTCATTGATAGCACTAAGTATAAGTTGTCTACTATTGTGTTTCTATTCCTTTATAAGTGGACCAAATACTAAAAAAATCTAACTTAGACTCACAGCTATGTATTGCCCCCAAAACGCTAAACTAAAAAATCTAGCTTTTGGGGTGCACTATATTACACTAGGCTAGCTTTTTTATTTTAATTTTCCAATACGTCTAAACAAAACTTTCCTACTCTATCGCTCACTAATTTTTCGTAATTATCATAACTTTCTGTTGCTTCATCATTCGCTAAATCAGATATACCTCTAATAGATAAAAATGGTATCTCATTTATAAAACAAACATGAGCAATAGCACTTGTTTCCATATCTACCGCAACAGCATCAAAAGTTTCAATAATACGTGCCTTTTCATTATCATCTGCAATAAATGATTCTCCAGACACTATACACCCTATCATGCCCTCTTGGTGATGTGCTTTAAATCTAGCTAGCAACTGTGTGTCTGCTTGAAAATTTGACGTATATGGAAATAATCGTTCCATTTGATTTTTATCCACATCATGATGACTATATCGATCTCCTAAAACAATATCTAATGGTTTTAAACAAGGATGCAACCCTCCTGCTATTCCAATATTTAATATAACATTGGTCTCGAAATAATCAATCAATAATTGCGTATAAACGGTGGCATTTACTTTACCTACGCCACTTGCAACTAGCACCAAGTCATTTTCCCCATAATCAGCTAAGTAAAACGTCTGTTTTTTAATACAACAGGTGTACAATTCAAATGATGACGTAAATAATCTAATTCTATTGGCATAGCACAAATAATTCCTATTTTCATAAAAGTACCTCATCCACCTTTGTTTTAGTTATTATCCTCTTATATCTCCCCACCATTTTGGTAATAATTCTTCTAACATGACAATCTCTCTTGTTTCATAATCAACCATAATTTGAGTCTCTTTGTTTTTAGGAGAAAACTGCATCAAGGCTTCACGGCAAATACCACAAGGCATACCTCCATGATTCGTTGGAGGGGTGTCTCTAAAAGCAATGATTCTTTTCACGTGTGTTTCTCCACTTGCTTGATACATATTAATTAAAGCCATTCTTTCAGCGCATAAGTTTATCGTACCACCTGTCCCCTCGATACAGTACCCAGTAAAAATCTGTCCACTATTACTTTCTAACGCACAGACCACATGATTCGTATAGATAAAACTATTTACTTCTGTAGGGTGATAATACTCTTTCGCTCGTAAATACAATTCTTCCCAAATATCTGTCATATTATCTTCCTCTTTCTACCCATAAAACAAAATATTAATAAGATTCCATGTCATATGTAATAACATTGGCACAAAAATATTTTTACTTTTCATAAACGACCAACTAAATAAAATGCCAAGAATAAACACCTGAATAAATCCACCAGACGAGATGATACCACTAAACATTCCTGTATATATCCATGTTGGAAAATGAATAAAAACAAACAAAATAGATGACAGGATCACCGCATTCCACTTTGAAATTTTTGTCAGTAACGAATTGAGTATCCAACCTCTAAAAACCAACTCTTCGGTTATACCGACAAATAAAACGGTATTGATTAAAGAAATAGGTCGGAAACTCGCTCTTATGGCTGTATTGCCATATTGTATATAAGAAATAATGAGTAGGTAGACAACTATTGCTAAAGCAACAAGGAACCATCTACTCCATTTAGTTTTTTGCTGAAATAAAGTAGGGTAGTGTATTGCAATCCCTTCGTTCTTTTTAATTAATAGGAAACTTGGAACCGTCCATACTCCTATTTTAATAACTGATTGAATCAATGTACCTATAATTGATGAAAAATTCATCATAATTGTTGGTTTTACCACAAACTCATACACATTCCATACGAAAAAGAAAATAATAATATAAATGATTAATTGATTAAATGATTTTTTCTGTGACATCGTCGTATCCTTTCATTTATAGACCTTTATTTAGCTAAATTAATCTATTATGTAGTATAATAACAGAAAACGATAAGGAGTGATACATTATGGAATGGATAACTGTCATCACAGATTTTATAGCCGATGTATTCGCTGGTACTAGTTTTAAACATATGAGAAAAAAAGATTAACTGTCATTTTGATAAATATGAAAAAGAAAGCACTGTTTTTAGGTGCTTTCTTTTTATTTTGTAGATTTTTAGTTGAAGTCCATATATAATAAAGCAGGGTTGAATTGTTCATGTTAACAACATTAATAAACACGAAAGATTATACGATTATGACAAGAAGAAAACATTCAAAAAAAAAGCACAGCCGTTTAAACAGCAAAAAGGAAAACACATACATAAAATGGCTCGTTTTAATCATCACTTTTATCACAATTTTTACATTAAATCAATTAACATACTATACATCTGATGATTATACTTACCATTATGTCTATAAAGGACATATGCCAACAACTGATATTGAGAAAATAGATGGGATAGGCTCCATCGTTACTTCACAAATCAATCATTACCAATTGTGGAATGGACGATATTTAGCTCATAGTATCGTTCAATTTTTTCTTCAATATGACAAAATTATTTTTAATATATTTAACACATTCGCATTTATCCTGTTGATGTATTTAATCTATGCCATTATAGAAACTAGCTCAAGTATTAAGAAACCAGGTATGCTTTTAGCCCAAATAGCGATGTTACTTTGGTTAATGATTCCAAGCTTTGGCCAAACGGTGCTGTGGGTATCTGGGGCAGGAAACTACCTTTGGACCGCACTCTTTTACACTGGTTTTTTATTGCTATGTTTAAAAAATCTAGACGATCATCTTTTTGTGATTTTGGGGTCTATCTTCTTAGGATTTTTGACAGGTGTAACAAATGAAAATTCTGGTCCAGCTACGATATTGGTAGCCGTATGCATCTTTTTATTAAATATTATCATCAATAAAAAAATAAAAATTTATCAGATTACAGGTATTTTATTCTCCGTTTTAGGCTTTATCTCCATGATGTCCTCAGCTGGATCACAAAAACGTGGCCATATTGATTTATCAATAGAAGTCTTATCACGAAATCTAACTAACATTTTCACCAATAGCATGATTCATTTTTATTTTTTTTATCTATTAATTCTTGTTCTGATACTTATTTTATCATTACAGAAAGCTATAAAAGCAAAAGATATCTACTTCATCATTCTTTTACTTATAGGGCATTTTGCTTGTATTTATAGTCTGATTCTTGTTTCTGAACAACCCTTACGTGTATTATTTGGGGCATCTGTTTATCTCGTAATAGTTACCACATATTTACTCAATCGCTTGCGTAAATTAAAAAAATCCCAATTTATTTTAACTGTTGGGCTGTTACTTTTGTCAGCCTATCATTACTATTATGCCATACAAGACAATCGTACAACATATTCTCAAGTAATGGAACAAGTGGCTTTGTTAAAAAATTCAAGTCCAGATGAGGATGTCACTTTGCCTATGATTACTTATCCTAAAACTAATTATAATGCCTATAAAGGGACTGCCAATGTGACACAGGATAGGGAAGCTTGGTTCAATAAATGGATGGCTCAGTACTATAATGTGAAATCAATTACCGGCATACCACAACCAAATAAGTAAGCAACGAATAAATCGTTAAAAATTAAAAAACTAGTTACGCCAAATCTTTCTATGATTTGACATAACTAGTTTTTATTTCGTGTATAAGTTTCTATCTAATTCGCTCTAATATCCGCTCAATATTCATCGTCACAAACTCATCATCTTGAATGCCACTCACATACGACTCATGTGATTTTTCTTCAAGTAAACTTCTTAATTCTTTTTCATAACGTTTAATTTGTGGTGCTAGTAAAATCACATCATAATGTTGTTGTGACAATTTTGTTTCCACACGTTGAACTGGTGCATAATCAACATCATAGTTTAAATCATGCTCTCTTAAACTTTCTAACATTTTTGAAACAAATAATGAGGCACTAATACCTGACTCACAGATAAATAAAATACTTTTTTCCATGTCATTCACCTTTTATATTTTTTTAACTTTAACAGGCTGACCAGTTTTCAATGATTCATTTGCAGCAAATGCTAAACGTTGTGCCATAATACCATCTTCATATGTCACAACAGTGTCTGTATCATCTTTAATAGCTGTTAAGAATTCTTCCACTTCTTTAATGTATGCATCATTATAACGCTCCAAGAAGAAGTGAAGTGGTTTTTGACTATGTACTCCAGCTTCATCTGATAATACAACATTATTAACTAGCTCATTTTCTGCTTGAGATGCACCTTTAGATCCAAATGCTTCTAAGCGTTGATCATAGCCATATACTGCTTGACGACTGTTACTAATCACACCTAAACAACCGTTCTCAAATGTCAACGTCACAATCGCTGTATCAACATCCACACCATCTAATTCCGGATTAACCAACGCATCTCCCACTGCATAAACTTCCTTCACTTCACTACCAGTAATAAAACGAGCCATATCAAAGTCATGTATCATCATATCAAAAAATAGACCGCCTGACGACTCAACATATGATAAAGGTGGCGCTTCTGGATCACGTGAGTCAATACGTAATAACTGAATATCTCCAATAGATCCATCTTGAACGTGTTTTTTCACTTGTGCAAAATTACGATCAAAACGACGGTTAACACCAAGTTGGAATTTTACACCTGCTTCTTTCACAATATGATAGGTTTCAACTGTTTCTTCATCAGAAAAACTAATTGGTTTTTCACAGAAGATATGTTTTTTCGCTGCCGCAGCTTTTTTAATCAGTTCAACGTGTGTGTCAGTTGGTGTACAAATAAATACCACGTCAATCTCTTCATCATTAAAGATGACATCAAAATCTGATACTAATGGTACACCATATTCTGCTTCAAATGTTGGCATTTTATCTGCAAAAATATCTGCGACCGCTTTTACTGTCACACCTTTCATTTGTACCAAGTTTTTCGTATGAAGTTTTCCAATACGTCCGCCACCAATTACTCCCACAACTAATTCTTTTGTCATATTATTCATCCCCTAATTTTTTATTTATCTAGCAATCCCCAGTGGAGAAAACATTAAATATGTTAAAACAACTACTAAAATGGTAATCACACTCACTAATTTTGTATGCTTCCAAGGTGTGATATCTACTTTTGTATTAAAGACTTTCAATTCAAAATCACCATCTGGTTTCAGTTTTGAAACCACAAACATAACAAGCATGTCTAAGAAAAATAGTACACTTAACACATATAGAAAATGCACATCTTTTAACACAACTTTTGATAACGCATACAAGATAATATGTAAGTAAATCGTTACTTTTGCTGCAAAGGCTGTTGCTTTTTTAGAGTAAAATGCTAATAAAATAATTACCAATAATGGCATATTATACAATCCATTGAATTCTTGCACGAATTGATACAACCCTGCTGGTGCAAATGAAATCAACGGTGAGATAAAGATAGATAATAACCCAATCGCAATGGTAATCCGTTTACCAAAACGCGTGATATCATGATCTGTCGCTTGTTTATTGAAAACAGGCTTATAAAAATCAAGCGATAATAATGTTGATGTCGCGTTTAACGCTCCTGAGAATGAAGATAAAATCGCTCCAAAAATAACCGCTGCAAACACGCCATAAATCATCTCTGGTAAAACATGTGTCACAAGTGTTGGATACGCATCATCAGGCATCCCCATTAATGCATCACCAAAAATATTTCTCGCTACAATTCCTGGAAATACTAAGAATAATGCACCAAATACTTTAAAGAACCCAACAATGAATACGCCTTTTTGTGCTTCAGCTAAGTTTTTTCCAGCTAACGCTTTTTGGACAATCATCTGATTGGTACACCAGAAATATAAATTATTAAACATCATACCTGTTAATAGCGTTGGCCAAGGAACAATAGCTGAATCAATTGAACCAACAGAATTTAGTAACCAAGGTGTGTTATCTATAATGTGGTCAATTCCTGCGATAAAACTACCCTCACCAAGCATTGTAACGCCAATTGCTGGGATAAGAAGTCCACAAGCCAGTAAACCAAATCCATAAACAGTATCACTATAAGCACTTAATCGTAACCCACCAATTAATAAATATAAAATGCCAATAACACCAATCGCAAGTGAGACAATAATGATTGACGTAATAGGTCGAATACCCAACAGTTCATCAATCCGAAAAATTTTATTAAATACTAATGATCCCGAATACAACACTACTGGTAAAAACGATGTGATATAAGTAATAATAAATAATGCCGAAATAATTCGCTTAATTTGTGTATCATAACGTATTTCAATAAAATCAGATACGGTGTTAATACCATATTTCAAATACTTTGGTAGAAAAACGGATGCTAA from Vagococcus martis includes these protein-coding regions:
- a CDS encoding solute:sodium symporter family transporter, with translation MNLFSILSFVVIISCVWLFAFKRSRGVNVDGAEGFFMGGRSLTALPIAGSIIMTNLSTEQIVGQNGQSYVAGMEVMAWEVTSAIAIVMLASVFLPKYLKYGINTVSDFIEIRYDTQIKRIISALFIITYITSFLPVVLYSGSLVFNKIFRIDELLGIRPITSIIIVSLAIGVIGILYLLIGGLRLSAYSDTVYGFGLLACGLLIPAIGVTMLGEGSFIAGIDHIIDNTPWLLNSVGSIDSAIVPWPTLLTGMMFNNLYFWCTNQMIVQKALAGKNLAEAQKGVFIVGFFKVFGALFLVFPGIVARNIFGDALMGMPDDAYPTLVTHVLPEMIYGVFAAVIFGAILSSFSGALNATSTLLSLDFYKPVFNKQATDHDITRFGKRITIAIGLLSIFISPLISFAPAGLYQFVQEFNGLYNMPLLVIILLAFYSKKATAFAAKVTIYLHIILYALSKVVLKDVHFLYVLSVLFFLDMLVMFVVSKLKPDGDFELKVFNTKVDITPWKHTKLVSVITILVVVLTYLMFSPLGIAR